A window from Desulfovibrio sp. Fe33 encodes these proteins:
- a CDS encoding 4Fe-4S ferredoxin has protein sequence MSDETPRVEMETDIVCVGFGPAAGGFLTTLTRGLMNEDGTPAVESKVMPGMPPQVICYERADDIGFGVSGVVTKGRAIKASFPDLDLSQIPMACEVREEKILYLGDPVGASRRPKLFKLADKALGRWMKDGAYELPYIPPFLEKHPGLAFSIGQFNQWVGANLMGTGMAQIWPSSPVAEPLVEGRAVKGVRMADQGVDKDGTPGAGYMPGMDMKAALTVVADGPVGAVGQTLNRKLGMPGDNHQREWAVGMKCVVELPEGCDWQPGTVLHTIGYPEPEIFGFLYVYPDNVASLGIFVPSWFDNPVRTAYRYMQHWMLHPYLWKRLQGGTLRSWGAKSLNESGKRGEPILCGDGFARIGEGSGSTNVLIGAGVDEAWATGVQLGEAVLELLKSGRGFTKENLENTYVSRRRASWVEKEAEVAKKSRDGFTKSVLSGFLGMGLSGLTNGLLNMPGQALKPQERIPSVEDYYRDVIPAGEIADIRAECAKKGASLHDALMNRAGWPEIPLDGQLLVSHQDALLMGGKVQANPGYGDHVRFADPIICSACREQVCVEACSGQAIYANPEGGTPLFDREKCIHCGACMWNCSKSDPQDRERTNVKFMAGSGGLHSVEN, from the coding sequence ATGAGCGACGAAACGCCGCGTGTCGAGATGGAAACGGACATTGTATGCGTGGGCTTCGGCCCTGCCGCGGGCGGGTTCCTGACGACCCTGACGCGCGGCCTGATGAACGAGGACGGCACGCCTGCGGTTGAAAGCAAGGTCATGCCTGGAATGCCGCCGCAGGTCATCTGCTACGAGCGCGCCGACGATATCGGTTTCGGCGTTTCGGGCGTGGTCACCAAAGGCCGCGCCATCAAGGCGAGTTTCCCCGATCTGGACCTGTCGCAGATTCCCATGGCCTGCGAGGTCAGGGAAGAGAAGATCTTGTACCTCGGCGACCCCGTGGGCGCGAGCCGCAGGCCGAAGCTGTTCAAACTGGCGGACAAGGCCCTCGGCCGGTGGATGAAGGACGGCGCCTACGAGCTGCCGTACATTCCGCCGTTTCTGGAAAAACATCCGGGGCTGGCCTTTTCCATCGGCCAGTTCAACCAGTGGGTGGGCGCGAATCTGATGGGCACCGGGATGGCACAGATCTGGCCGTCCAGCCCCGTGGCCGAACCCCTCGTGGAAGGTCGGGCCGTCAAGGGCGTGCGCATGGCCGACCAGGGCGTGGACAAGGACGGCACTCCGGGCGCGGGCTATATGCCCGGTATGGACATGAAGGCCGCCCTGACCGTGGTCGCCGACGGCCCGGTGGGCGCGGTGGGGCAGACGCTTAACCGCAAGCTCGGAATGCCCGGCGACAATCACCAGCGCGAGTGGGCCGTGGGCATGAAGTGCGTGGTGGAATTGCCCGAGGGGTGCGACTGGCAGCCCGGCACCGTGCTGCACACCATCGGCTATCCCGAACCCGAAATTTTCGGTTTTCTGTACGTTTACCCCGACAATGTCGCCAGCCTCGGCATTTTCGTGCCGTCCTGGTTCGACAATCCCGTGCGCACGGCCTACCGTTACATGCAGCATTGGATGCTGCACCCGTACCTGTGGAAGCGGCTTCAGGGGGGCACTCTGCGCTCATGGGGGGCCAAATCCCTGAACGAGTCGGGCAAGCGTGGCGAGCCCATTCTCTGCGGCGACGGTTTCGCACGCATCGGCGAGGGCTCCGGCTCCACCAACGTGCTCATCGGAGCGGGCGTCGACGAGGCGTGGGCCACGGGCGTCCAATTGGGCGAGGCCGTGTTGGAACTGCTCAAAAGCGGCCGCGGGTTCACCAAGGAAAACCTGGAGAACACCTATGTCTCCCGCCGCCGCGCCTCCTGGGTCGAGAAAGAGGCCGAAGTGGCCAAGAAATCTCGCGACGGCTTCACCAAGTCCGTGTTGTCCGGTTTCCTCGGCATGGGGTTGAGCGGCCTCACCAACGGACTCCTGAATATGCCGGGACAGGCGCTCAAGCCTCAGGAGCGCATCCCGAGCGTCGAGGACTACTACCGGGACGTGATCCCGGCGGGCGAAATCGCCGATATCCGCGCAGAATGCGCCAAGAAGGGAGCGAGCCTGCACGACGCGCTCATGAACCGCGCAGGCTGGCCCGAAATCCCGCTGGACGGGCAGCTTCTGGTCTCCCACCAGGACGCCCTGCTCATGGGCGGCAAGGTGCAGGCCAATCCCGGCTACGGAGACCACGTGCGTTTCGCCGACCCGATCATCTGTTCCGCCTGCCGCGAGCAGGTTTGTGTGGAGGCGTGTTCGGGACAGGCCATTTACGCCAATCCCGAGGGCGGCACACCGCTTTTCGACCGGGAGAAGTGTATTCACTGCGGCGCGTGCATGTGGAATTGCAGCAAGTCCGATCCCCAGGATCGTGAGCGGACCAACGTCAAGTTCATGGCCGGTTCCGGCGGGCTGCATTCCGTGGAGAATTAG
- a CDS encoding electron transfer flavoprotein subunit beta/FixA family protein: MGSEFHIVVCGSIVPDPLQTLAPQDGPVGPSLKNEMMLPAVLDPWAGHALFEAAHLAAANPGSQVWLVSLGPKAKLQQVMMSVAQKVPFQLVVADGSASGFADAYETAKVLAGTIEGIAGLDKSKLLLFGGWQSASRGSGAVIQMVGEMLGVTEQFQGVDKLTVGGDGSLEVLERVEGGAYQKSVVDGAPAAFGWATGELPEPPNNPQIGMQNMQRNMPALMQAKPADLSGTTLKFSSVELPQQRRETRIVKDVSVEDMAREIVEWIKG; encoded by the coding sequence ATGGGTAGTGAATTCCACATCGTGGTCTGCGGTTCCATCGTTCCGGATCCGCTCCAGACCCTCGCGCCCCAGGATGGTCCTGTCGGGCCGTCTCTCAAAAATGAAATGATGCTTCCCGCCGTGCTTGACCCGTGGGCCGGGCACGCGTTGTTTGAGGCCGCGCACCTGGCGGCCGCCAACCCGGGCAGCCAGGTCTGGCTGGTGAGTCTCGGCCCCAAGGCCAAGCTCCAGCAGGTCATGATGTCCGTGGCCCAGAAAGTCCCGTTCCAGCTTGTTGTGGCCGACGGCTCGGCCTCGGGCTTTGCCGATGCGTATGAGACCGCCAAGGTTTTGGCCGGGACCATCGAAGGCATTGCCGGGCTGGACAAGTCCAAGCTGCTGCTCTTCGGCGGTTGGCAGTCCGCTTCGCGCGGATCTGGCGCGGTTATCCAGATGGTCGGCGAGATGCTCGGCGTGACCGAGCAGTTCCAGGGCGTGGACAAGCTCACCGTGGGCGGCGACGGTTCCCTCGAGGTGCTTGAGCGCGTGGAGGGCGGCGCATACCAGAAGTCCGTTGTGGACGGCGCGCCCGCCGCATTCGGCTGGGCCACCGGCGAACTGCCCGAGCCTCCGAACAATCCGCAGATCGGTATGCAGAACATGCAGCGGAATATGCCCGCCCTGATGCAGGCCAAGCCCGCCGATCTGTCCGGCACCACCCTGAAGTTCTCCTCTGTGGAGCTGCCGCAGCAGCGCCGCGAGACCCGTATCGTCAAGGACGTCTCGGTGGAGGATATGGCCAGGGAAATCGTCGAATGGATCAAGGGGTAA